From a region of the Corallococcus coralloides DSM 2259 genome:
- a CDS encoding cation diffusion facilitator family transporter: MSAPPHTHGRAGHGHSHDHSHHGHSHGHGHGHSHGPRKGGLAEERRKDRRRLLFALGLTATIMVAEAVGGFLTNSLALLSDAGHMLTDVSAMVLSLLALWFAGRPADLKKTYGYYRMEILSALLNGVLLLVITIFILMEAWERMRTPAPVELGPMALVAGIGLVANLAALGFLHQTHSMNVRGAFLHVLGDTLSSVGVLIGAGVMWWTGWYVVDPIISVLISMIIVVGALRLVKDAVDVLLEAVPAHVDLEQVRDLMGKVPGVQAVHDLHVWTISSGMYALSAHLVVADPMVCNNDDILSAVKHDLFDRFGIDHTTIQIESQSYAHLGEVH; the protein is encoded by the coding sequence GTGAGCGCACCCCCACATACACACGGCAGGGCCGGGCACGGTCATTCCCACGACCACTCGCACCATGGGCATTCGCACGGCCATGGGCACGGTCATTCGCACGGTCCCCGCAAGGGGGGGCTGGCGGAGGAGCGGCGCAAGGACCGGCGGCGGCTCCTGTTCGCGCTGGGGCTGACGGCGACCATCATGGTGGCGGAGGCGGTGGGCGGCTTCCTCACCAACTCGCTGGCGCTGCTCTCCGACGCCGGGCACATGCTGACGGACGTGTCGGCCATGGTCCTGAGCCTGCTGGCGCTGTGGTTCGCCGGGCGGCCCGCGGACCTGAAGAAGACCTACGGCTACTACCGGATGGAGATTTTGAGCGCGCTCCTCAACGGGGTGCTGCTCCTGGTCATCACCATCTTCATCCTGATGGAGGCCTGGGAGCGCATGCGCACGCCCGCTCCGGTGGAGCTGGGGCCCATGGCGCTGGTGGCGGGCATCGGCCTCGTCGCGAACCTGGCGGCGCTGGGCTTCCTGCACCAGACGCACTCCATGAACGTGCGCGGCGCGTTCCTGCACGTGCTGGGGGACACGCTGTCGTCGGTGGGCGTGCTGATTGGCGCGGGCGTGATGTGGTGGACCGGCTGGTACGTCGTGGACCCCATCATCTCCGTGCTGATTTCGATGATCATCGTCGTGGGCGCGCTGCGGCTGGTGAAGGACGCGGTGGACGTGCTCCTGGAGGCGGTGCCCGCGCACGTGGACCTGGAGCAGGTGCGCGACCTGATGGGAAAGGTGCCGGGCGTGCAGGCGGTGCACGACCTGCACGTGTGGACCATCTCCAGCGGGATGTACGCGCTGTCCGCGCACCTGGTGGTGGCGGACCCCATGGTCTGCAACAACGACGACATCCTGTCCGCGGTGAAGCACGACCTCTTCGACCGCTTTGGCATCGACCACACGACCATCCAGATCGAGAGCCAGTCCTACGCCCACCTGGGCGAGGTGCACTGA
- the coaD gene encoding pantetheine-phosphate adenylyltransferase has translation MPVAIYPGSFDPLTNGHLSLIQRSLKMFDRLIVAIAVNPKKTPLFSQEERIELIREAVNDPRVEVDAFHGLLVDYVHQRNVSVVIRGLRAVSDFEYEFQLANMNRKLAPDIDTVFMMTGEDYFYISSQLVREVATFGGNVDGLVPPNVNAGLKKKFGPKP, from the coding sequence ATGCCGGTCGCCATCTATCCTGGTTCGTTCGATCCGCTCACCAACGGGCACCTGAGCCTCATCCAGCGCAGCCTGAAGATGTTCGACCGGCTCATCGTCGCCATCGCGGTGAACCCGAAGAAGACGCCCCTCTTCAGCCAGGAGGAGCGCATCGAGCTCATCCGCGAGGCGGTGAATGACCCCCGCGTGGAGGTGGACGCCTTCCACGGCCTGCTGGTGGACTACGTGCACCAGCGCAACGTGAGCGTCGTCATCCGCGGGCTGCGCGCGGTGTCGGACTTCGAATACGAGTTCCAGCTGGCGAACATGAACCGCAAGCTGGCGCCGGACATCGACACCGTCTTCATGATGACGGGCGAGGACTACTTCTACATCTCCTCGCAGCTGGTCCGGGAGGTCGCGACCTTCGGGGGGAACGTGGACGGGCTCGTCCCCCCGAACGTCAACGCGGGGCTGAAGAAGAAGTTCGGCCCGAAACCCTAG
- the rsmD gene encoding 16S rRNA (guanine(966)-N(2))-methyltransferase RsmD, which translates to MRIVAGSAKGRALTGPKPSSGHIRPTADRVRETIFNMLGQFLDGQAVLDLYAGTGALGLEALSRGAGRLVLVDQDREALALCRKNTDALGFGAQVSILAQPVARAVETLGKQGEKFELVFADPPYAARVVETVLEAVVAAALVTPGGMVVVEHDKREAAPDAHAGLTLEDQRRFGDTLVSFYRAP; encoded by the coding sequence ATGCGCATCGTGGCAGGCAGCGCGAAGGGCCGGGCCCTGACGGGGCCCAAGCCGTCGTCCGGACACATCCGCCCCACGGCGGACCGGGTCCGTGAAACCATCTTCAACATGCTGGGCCAGTTCCTGGACGGCCAGGCCGTGCTGGACCTGTACGCGGGCACCGGCGCCCTGGGGCTGGAGGCCCTGTCGCGGGGCGCGGGCCGGCTGGTGCTGGTGGACCAGGACCGCGAGGCCCTGGCCCTGTGCCGCAAGAACACGGACGCGCTGGGCTTTGGCGCCCAGGTGTCCATCCTGGCGCAGCCTGTCGCGCGCGCGGTGGAGACGCTGGGCAAGCAGGGCGAGAAGTTCGAGCTCGTCTTCGCGGATCCGCCCTACGCGGCGCGCGTGGTGGAGACGGTGCTGGAGGCGGTGGTGGCCGCGGCCCTGGTGACGCCAGGGGGCATGGTGGTGGTGGAGCACGACAAGCGGGAGGCGGCCCCGGACGCCCACGCGGGGCTCACCCTGGAGGACCAGCGCCGCTTCGGGGACACCCTGGTGAGCTTCTACCGGGCCCCGTGA
- a CDS encoding pyridoxal phosphate-dependent aminotransferase, with protein sequence MKLARRLQAIKPSATLALNARAKALAASGKDVVVLAAGEPDFDTPEFVKQAAIEALRTGFTKYTATAGMPELREAVCRKLEKDNGLKYAPEQVVVTAGGKQSLYNCFQALLDEGDEVIIFAPYWVSYPDMVHLAGGTPVIVPTREEDGYAPDPAAIKKALTPRTRAIILNSPANPTGAVYSRATLEGIADAVRGHDCFIVTDDMYEKLLYTGEPFLNLGNVAPDLVPRLLVSNGLSKSYAMTGWRLGYAAGPKALISGMQLVQDQSTSNASSITQKAALAALNGPTDTITAMVNEYRERRDLFVAGLNAIPGIRCRLPEGAFYAMADVRGLLGKTYKGKPLTDSLQLSEALLNDFLVAAVPGDPFGAPGYIRMSFVTSREVLQKGLTRLRDFVAALG encoded by the coding sequence ATGAAACTCGCCCGCCGGCTGCAAGCCATCAAGCCCTCCGCCACCCTGGCCCTCAACGCCCGCGCCAAGGCGCTCGCCGCCAGTGGCAAGGACGTGGTGGTGCTCGCCGCCGGTGAGCCGGACTTCGACACGCCGGAGTTCGTGAAGCAGGCGGCCATCGAAGCGCTCCGCACGGGCTTCACCAAGTACACCGCCACCGCGGGCATGCCGGAGCTTCGCGAGGCCGTCTGCCGCAAGCTGGAGAAGGACAACGGCCTGAAGTACGCGCCGGAGCAGGTGGTGGTGACGGCGGGCGGCAAGCAGTCGCTCTACAACTGCTTCCAGGCGCTGCTGGACGAAGGCGACGAAGTCATCATCTTCGCGCCGTACTGGGTGAGCTACCCGGACATGGTGCACCTGGCGGGCGGCACGCCGGTCATCGTCCCCACGCGCGAGGAGGACGGCTACGCGCCGGACCCCGCCGCCATCAAGAAGGCGCTCACCCCGCGCACGCGCGCCATCATCCTCAACAGCCCGGCCAACCCCACGGGCGCGGTGTACTCGCGCGCCACGCTGGAGGGCATCGCGGACGCGGTGCGCGGGCACGACTGCTTCATCGTCACCGACGACATGTACGAGAAGCTCCTCTACACGGGGGAGCCGTTCCTCAACCTGGGCAACGTGGCGCCGGACCTGGTGCCGCGGCTCTTGGTGTCCAACGGCCTGTCCAAGTCCTACGCGATGACGGGCTGGCGGCTGGGCTACGCGGCGGGGCCCAAGGCGCTCATCTCCGGCATGCAGCTGGTGCAGGACCAGTCCACCTCCAACGCCTCCTCCATCACCCAGAAGGCGGCGCTGGCGGCGCTCAACGGCCCCACGGACACCATCACCGCCATGGTGAACGAGTACCGCGAGCGCCGGGACCTGTTCGTCGCGGGGCTCAACGCCATCCCCGGCATCCGCTGCCGGCTGCCGGAGGGCGCCTTCTACGCGATGGCGGACGTGCGCGGCCTCTTGGGCAAGACGTACAAGGGCAAGCCGCTGACGGACTCGCTCCAGCTCTCCGAGGCGCTGCTCAATGACTTCCTGGTGGCGGCGGTGCCCGGGGACCCGTTCGGCGCGCCGGGCTACATCCGCATGAGCTTCGTCACGTCGCGCGAGGTGCTGCAGAAGGGCCTGACGCGCCTGCGGGATTTCGTCGCGGCGCTGGGCTGA
- a CDS encoding sigma-54-dependent Fis family transcriptional regulator: protein MDFEKHQNLHTIVMLRDVIRKWWQVELSFADRNGVVHDWQRGDFIPPPNDFCRHSLGAREGMRRCAQSVRVLHEKFKAAKNLRRSLFHDCHLRLSIVGAPLYIRNEYEGFLFVEGFARQPLTPADGHVLLSKMRDIAPGAMLELEGAAERVPVLDGSELSKLSDLLEFAVTEIANQEVELTRKEETIQSMASELSNRYRFEKIIGRSGAMNEVFRLMEKVAHSDSTVLINGESGTGKELVARAIHHNGPRKDKPFVVQNCSAFNDNLLESALFGHTRGAFTGALKDKKGLFEVADQGTFFLDEVGDMSPALQVKLLRVLQEGTFLPVGGTHSREVDVRVIAATHKDLGELVKRGEFREDLFYRINVIRLQLPPLRERKDDLPVLIDHFLRKHHREGQRARGLAPEALGILGAYAWPGNIRELENEIERLLVLGGELETIPAELLSSRIRDAVVPGGGPFIAPRAHGKLHEAVESLEKEMIHQGLVRTRYNKSRLSRELGISRSNLLLKISRYGLDKGIPEGLDTDEVEA from the coding sequence ATGGACTTCGAGAAGCATCAGAATCTGCACACCATTGTCATGTTGAGGGATGTCATCCGCAAGTGGTGGCAGGTGGAGCTTTCGTTCGCGGATCGCAACGGCGTGGTGCACGACTGGCAGCGCGGGGATTTCATCCCGCCGCCCAACGACTTCTGCCGCCACTCGCTGGGGGCGCGGGAGGGGATGCGGCGGTGTGCCCAGTCGGTGCGGGTGCTGCATGAGAAGTTCAAGGCCGCCAAGAACCTGCGCCGCTCGCTCTTCCACGACTGCCACCTGCGCCTGTCCATCGTGGGCGCGCCGCTCTACATCCGCAACGAGTACGAGGGCTTCCTCTTCGTGGAGGGCTTCGCCCGGCAGCCGCTCACGCCCGCGGACGGACACGTGCTCTTGAGCAAGATGCGCGACATCGCGCCCGGGGCGATGCTGGAGCTGGAGGGCGCGGCGGAGCGCGTGCCGGTGCTGGACGGCTCGGAGCTGAGCAAGCTGTCGGACCTCCTGGAGTTCGCGGTCACGGAGATCGCCAACCAGGAGGTGGAGCTCACGCGCAAGGAGGAGACCATCCAGTCCATGGCCTCCGAGCTGTCCAACCGCTACCGCTTCGAGAAGATCATCGGCCGCTCCGGGGCCATGAACGAAGTCTTCCGCCTGATGGAGAAGGTGGCCCACTCCGACTCCACCGTCCTCATCAACGGCGAGTCCGGCACGGGCAAGGAGCTGGTGGCGCGCGCCATCCACCACAACGGCCCGCGCAAGGACAAGCCGTTCGTCGTGCAGAACTGCTCCGCCTTCAACGACAACCTGCTGGAGAGCGCCCTCTTCGGGCACACCCGCGGCGCCTTCACCGGCGCGCTCAAGGACAAGAAGGGCCTCTTCGAGGTCGCGGACCAGGGCACCTTCTTCCTGGACGAGGTGGGCGACATGTCCCCCGCCCTCCAGGTGAAGCTGTTGCGCGTGCTCCAGGAGGGCACCTTCCTGCCCGTGGGCGGCACCCATTCCCGCGAGGTCGACGTGCGCGTCATCGCCGCCACCCACAAGGACCTGGGCGAATTGGTGAAGCGCGGCGAGTTCCGCGAGGACCTCTTCTACCGCATCAACGTCATCCGCCTGCAGCTGCCGCCCCTGCGCGAGCGCAAGGACGACCTGCCCGTCCTCATCGACCACTTCCTGCGCAAGCACCACCGCGAGGGTCAGCGCGCGCGGGGCCTGGCGCCGGAGGCCCTGGGCATCCTGGGCGCGTACGCGTGGCCCGGGAACATCCGCGAGCTGGAGAACGAAATCGAGCGGCTGCTCGTGCTGGGCGGCGAGCTGGAGACCATCCCCGCGGAGCTGCTCTCCAGCCGCATCCGCGACGCGGTCGTCCCCGGCGGCGGGCCCTTCATCGCCCCGCGCGCGCACGGAAAGCTGCACGAGGCGGTGGAGTCCCTGGAGAAGGAGATGATCCACCAGGGCCTGGTGCGCACCCGCTACAACAAGAGCCGGCTGTCGCGTGAACTGGGCATCAGTCGCTCCAACCTCCTCTTGAAGATCTCCCGCTACGGGCTGGACAAGGGCATCCCCGAAGGACTGGACACGGACGAGGTGGAGGCGTGA
- a CDS encoding alpha/beta fold hydrolase, with the protein MSAPHGQAVSFRQDSLRVPDGADLYYQVRGDGSPGMVLCDGLGCDGFAWKYLLPYLGRRHRVLRWHYRGHGKSTVPTDRTRIGMAYTCDDLARVMDAAQMDKAVLFGHSMGVQVALEFHRRYARRVEGLVLVCGSYGLPLDTFHDSTLLKRLFPTLRAAVERFPRHTARIVHGALTTELVVQLAIRLEMNPDLIARNDLAPYFTHLARMDPVVFVRTLDSLANHTAEDHLDHVDVPTLVVAGEKDRFTPGWLSRKMAERIPSSELLMISEGTHTAPLEVPGLVELRVERFLRERLGVETAESPPKVG; encoded by the coding sequence GTGAGCGCGCCGCATGGACAGGCGGTTTCCTTCCGGCAGGACTCGCTGCGGGTGCCGGACGGCGCGGACCTCTACTACCAGGTGCGGGGAGACGGCTCCCCGGGCATGGTCCTGTGCGACGGCCTGGGCTGTGACGGCTTCGCGTGGAAGTACCTCCTGCCCTACCTGGGCCGGCGCCACCGCGTGCTGCGCTGGCACTACCGGGGCCATGGCAAGAGCACCGTCCCCACGGACCGCACGCGCATCGGCATGGCGTACACCTGCGACGACCTGGCGCGGGTGATGGACGCGGCGCAGATGGACAAGGCCGTCCTCTTCGGCCACTCCATGGGGGTGCAGGTGGCGCTGGAGTTCCACCGCCGCTACGCCCGGCGCGTGGAGGGGCTGGTGCTGGTGTGCGGCAGCTACGGCCTGCCGCTGGACACCTTCCATGACTCCACGCTGCTCAAGCGCCTCTTCCCCACCTTGAGGGCCGCGGTGGAGCGCTTCCCCCGGCACACCGCGCGCATCGTGCACGGGGCGCTCACCACGGAGCTGGTGGTGCAGCTGGCCATCCGCCTGGAGATGAACCCGGACCTCATCGCGCGCAACGACCTGGCCCCGTACTTCACCCATCTGGCACGGATGGACCCCGTCGTCTTCGTGCGCACCCTGGACTCGCTGGCGAACCACACCGCCGAGGACCACCTGGACCACGTGGACGTGCCCACCCTGGTGGTCGCCGGGGAGAAGGACCGCTTCACCCCCGGCTGGCTGTCCCGGAAGATGGCCGAGCGCATCCCCTCCTCTGAACTCCTGATGATTTCCGAGGGCACCCATACCGCCCCACTGGAAGTGCCGGGCCTGGTGGAGCTGCGGGTGGAGCGCTTCCTGAGAGAGCGGCTGGGGGTGGAGACCGCGGAGAGCCCCCCAAAGGTGGGATAA